The following proteins are co-located in the Polymorphospora rubra genome:
- a CDS encoding LacI family DNA-binding transcriptional regulator, translating to MKALSKASTIYEVAQRAGVSIATVSRALRDSDLVTADTRAKVRAAAAELRFTPNRSGRSLAEGRHAANGIVFPDLVGPYYAEVVLGYEEAAAAVGSSVLILATHGRADAAAAVQELAGRVDGLAIMGQTVGDDVVRDIAATGLPLVLLARDPVPGVDTIRTRNERTAGQLTEHLLGHGHRGFAFLGDPAGSPDVAGRYTGLAAALRRHGLIPPAPVPCGLDLDSGERAARGLLTRPPDAVVCANDEIALGVHLAAERRRIHIPGDVAVTGWDDLMAARFAHLTTVAQPMRELGTVAARWLHRRIGERAARTGRPTAVRRRVLPTQLVVRRSCGTHPSEVHR from the coding sequence ATGAAAGCGCTTTCAAAAGCGTCGACCATCTACGAGGTGGCGCAGCGGGCCGGCGTGTCCATCGCCACCGTGTCCCGCGCGCTGCGGGACTCCGACCTGGTCACCGCCGACACCCGGGCGAAGGTCAGGGCCGCCGCCGCCGAACTGCGCTTCACCCCGAACCGGTCCGGCCGGTCGCTGGCGGAAGGACGCCACGCGGCCAACGGCATCGTCTTCCCCGACCTGGTCGGCCCCTACTACGCCGAGGTGGTCCTCGGCTACGAGGAGGCCGCCGCGGCCGTCGGCAGCAGCGTGCTGATCCTGGCCACCCACGGGCGTGCCGACGCGGCCGCCGCCGTACAGGAACTCGCCGGCCGGGTCGACGGGCTGGCGATCATGGGGCAGACGGTCGGCGACGATGTCGTACGCGACATCGCCGCCACCGGACTGCCCCTGGTGCTGCTGGCCCGCGACCCGGTCCCCGGCGTCGACACCATCCGGACCCGCAACGAACGGACCGCCGGGCAGCTCACCGAACACCTCCTCGGCCACGGCCATCGCGGATTCGCGTTCCTCGGCGACCCGGCCGGCTCCCCCGACGTCGCCGGCCGCTACACCGGTCTCGCCGCCGCGCTGCGGAGGCACGGGCTGATCCCGCCGGCGCCCGTACCGTGCGGTCTCGACCTCGACAGCGGCGAACGCGCGGCGCGCGGACTGCTGACCCGCCCGCCCGACGCGGTCGTCTGCGCCAACGACGAGATCGCGCTCGGCGTCCACCTCGCCGCCGAGCGGCGGCGGATCCACATTCCCGGCGACGTGGCGGTCACCGGCTGGGACGACCTGATGGCGGCCCGGTTCGCGCATCTGACCACCGTCGCCCAGCCGATGCGGGAGCTGGGCACGGTCGCCGCCCGCTGGCTGCACCGCCGGATCGGCGAACGCGCCGCCCGGACCGGCCGCCCGACCGCGGTACGCCGGCGCGTCCTTCCCACCCAGCTCGTCGTCCGGCGCAGCTGCGGCACACACCCCTCGGAGGTGCACAGATGA
- a CDS encoding aldehyde dehydrogenase family protein — protein MIELVEPATGEVFTAVEPTDPAALDAIVADAAAAQWSWAAADPAYRAHVLRAIADGIEREREELARLESRNVGMPIADARDAVAGVVATFRYYSAAPERLLGDTIPVAGGIDVTFREPIGVVGLVTPWNFPLSIASWKVAPALAAGNAVVLKPAELTPLTAIELERIARTAGLPDHLLTVVNGPGPTLGRALVEHPGIGKIAFTGSTKVGRDIAARAATGIKRVTLELGGKSAAIIFPDADLDAATTGLVGGAFGNAGQDCCARSRVFVHASVRRQFLDRLAAVVAGITVGDPLAEGTRMGPLVSARQRDRVAALVADSPVLFRGTAPDGPGHWYAPTVLHPVADEHPVAREEIFGPVISVHEFTGEDEVVRRANATVYGLAGSVWTADLGRALRVARGIEAGALAVNSYTSVRITTPFGGFKQSGLGRELGPYALDAYTETKNVYLRTEA, from the coding sequence ATGATCGAACTCGTCGAACCCGCCACCGGTGAGGTCTTCACCGCCGTCGAGCCGACGGACCCGGCCGCGCTCGACGCGATCGTGGCGGACGCCGCGGCGGCGCAGTGGTCATGGGCCGCCGCCGATCCGGCATACCGCGCGCACGTGCTGCGCGCGATCGCCGACGGGATCGAGCGGGAGCGGGAGGAACTGGCCCGGCTGGAGAGCCGCAACGTCGGCATGCCCATCGCTGACGCCCGGGACGCGGTCGCGGGCGTGGTCGCCACCTTCCGCTACTACTCGGCCGCGCCCGAGCGGCTGCTCGGCGACACCATCCCGGTCGCCGGCGGGATCGACGTCACCTTCCGGGAACCGATCGGCGTCGTCGGGCTCGTCACGCCGTGGAACTTCCCGCTCAGCATCGCGAGCTGGAAGGTCGCTCCGGCGCTGGCCGCCGGCAACGCGGTGGTGTTGAAACCCGCCGAACTCACCCCGCTGACCGCGATCGAGCTGGAACGGATCGCCCGGACGGCCGGGCTGCCCGACCATCTGCTCACGGTCGTCAACGGTCCGGGACCGACGCTCGGCCGGGCGCTCGTGGAACACCCTGGGATCGGCAAGATCGCCTTCACCGGTTCCACGAAGGTCGGTCGGGACATCGCCGCCCGCGCCGCCACCGGGATCAAGCGGGTCACCCTCGAACTCGGCGGAAAGTCGGCCGCGATCATCTTTCCGGACGCCGACCTCGACGCCGCGACGACGGGGCTCGTCGGCGGTGCTTTCGGCAACGCCGGCCAGGACTGCTGCGCCCGCTCGCGGGTCTTCGTGCACGCGTCGGTCCGCCGGCAGTTCCTCGACCGGTTGGCGGCGGTAGTCGCCGGCATCACGGTCGGTGATCCGCTCGCGGAGGGTACGCGGATGGGTCCGCTCGTCTCGGCCCGGCAGCGGGACCGGGTGGCCGCCCTCGTCGCCGACTCCCCGGTCCTGTTCCGGGGCACCGCGCCGGACGGTCCCGGCCACTGGTACGCCCCCACCGTGCTGCACCCGGTCGCCGACGAGCACCCGGTGGCGCGCGAGGAGATCTTCGGTCCGGTGATCTCGGTGCACGAGTTCACCGGCGAGGACGAGGTGGTGCGGCGCGCGAACGCGACCGTGTACGGCCTCGCCGGCTCCGTCTGGACCGCCGACCTGGGGCGGGCGCTGCGGGTCGCCCGGGGGATCGAGGCCGGCGCCCTCGCGGTCAACTCCTACACGTCGGTACGGATCACCACCCCGTTCGGCGGCTTCAAGCAGTCCGGGCTCGGCCGCGAACTCGGACCGTACGCCCTCGACGCCTACACCGAGACCAAGAACGTCTATCTCAGAACGGAAGCCTGA
- a CDS encoding gamma-glutamyl-gamma-aminobutyrate hydrolase family protein: MSAPVIGICAAYERAAWSFWDQRAAIVAETYVEKVQAAGGVPVGLIPDPRVADDPGLVLGRVDGLLLIGGADIDPTAYGAPRTSRTEATYPARDRFEIALATAALAADLPVLGICRGLQILNVASGGTLHQHLADEGFAEHRAAPGRLDGPSMHPVHTTPGSLAEAITGPGAQLVNSHHHQGIARTGGGAAVTAWSLPDELPEALEWPANRYALGVQWHPEAASLAHTFADLVTAAAGSRTAGAHTAAASTAGAVAPAGQKANHR; this comes from the coding sequence GTGAGCGCACCCGTCATCGGCATCTGCGCCGCGTACGAGCGGGCCGCCTGGTCGTTCTGGGACCAGCGGGCCGCGATCGTCGCCGAGACGTACGTCGAGAAGGTCCAGGCGGCCGGCGGGGTGCCGGTCGGGCTGATCCCGGACCCCCGGGTCGCCGACGACCCGGGACTGGTGCTCGGGCGGGTCGACGGGCTCCTGCTCATCGGCGGCGCCGACATCGACCCGACCGCGTACGGCGCGCCGCGTACGTCCCGGACCGAGGCGACGTATCCGGCGCGCGACCGGTTCGAGATCGCGCTGGCGACGGCGGCGCTCGCCGCGGACCTGCCGGTGCTCGGCATCTGCCGGGGACTTCAGATCCTCAACGTCGCCAGCGGCGGCACCCTGCACCAGCATCTCGCCGACGAGGGTTTCGCCGAGCACCGCGCGGCACCGGGCCGGCTCGACGGACCGTCGATGCACCCGGTCCACACGACGCCGGGCAGCCTCGCCGAAGCGATCACCGGCCCCGGTGCCCAACTGGTCAACTCGCACCACCATCAGGGAATCGCCCGGACCGGTGGCGGCGCGGCCGTCACGGCGTGGTCGTTGCCGGACGAGTTGCCGGAGGCACTCGAATGGCCGGCGAACCGCTACGCCCTCGGCGTGCAGTGGCATCCCGAGGCGGCCAGCCTGGCCCACACCTTCGCCGACCTCGTCACCGCCGCGGCCGGCTCCCGCACCGCGGGAGCCCACACCGCCGCGGCCTCCACCGCCGGAGCCGTCGCCCCGGCCGGACAGAAAGCGAACCACCGATGA
- a CDS encoding glutamine synthetase family protein → MSATGTIAADELRRRVDAGEVHTVLLAFVDVQGRLQGKRCAGRYFVDEVLAHGSSACDYLLAVNVEMEPQTGFALSGWERGYGDFALVPDPATIRPAGWRGGTVVCFADAVHRDGTAVAPSPREVLRRQLDRLAARGWTARVATELEFIVHRESYDEAWRRGYRDLTPGNRYNVDYSLLGSAELDPFLDRVVGALAASGVAVETVKGEANLGQHEINLRYDEALAAADTHAFYKHAVKEIARAEGLSATFMAKWNEREGNSCHLHFSLVDAAGRSVFEARPDLLDRFVAGQLAAQRELTLAFAPNVNSYKRYAVGSFAPTAIAWGEDNRTCAVRVLGSGAGRRFENRVAGADVNPYLLVAAVVAAGLHGVDHDLPLPAAETSNAYLADHERLPADLGTAIGLFRSSGVAAEAFGAEVVAHYVRAAEVELADFSRAVTDWERFRGYERL, encoded by the coding sequence ATGAGCGCGACCGGAACGATCGCGGCCGACGAACTCCGGCGCCGGGTCGACGCCGGCGAGGTGCACACCGTGCTGCTCGCCTTCGTCGACGTGCAGGGCCGCCTCCAGGGCAAGCGCTGCGCGGGCCGCTACTTCGTCGACGAGGTGCTGGCCCACGGCTCGTCCGCGTGCGACTACCTGCTCGCCGTGAACGTCGAGATGGAGCCGCAGACCGGCTTCGCGCTGAGCGGCTGGGAACGGGGGTACGGGGACTTCGCCCTGGTCCCCGACCCGGCGACGATCCGGCCCGCCGGCTGGCGGGGCGGCACCGTCGTCTGCTTCGCCGACGCCGTCCACCGTGACGGTACGGCGGTCGCGCCGTCGCCGCGCGAGGTGCTCCGGCGCCAGCTCGACCGGCTCGCCGCCCGGGGCTGGACGGCCCGGGTGGCGACCGAGCTGGAGTTCATCGTGCACCGGGAGTCGTACGACGAGGCGTGGCGGCGCGGCTACCGCGACCTGACCCCCGGCAACCGCTACAACGTCGACTACTCGCTGCTCGGCAGCGCCGAACTCGACCCGTTCCTCGACCGGGTGGTCGGTGCGCTGGCCGCCTCGGGGGTCGCCGTGGAGACGGTGAAAGGTGAGGCCAACCTCGGCCAGCACGAGATCAACCTGCGGTACGACGAGGCGCTGGCCGCCGCCGACACGCACGCGTTCTACAAGCACGCGGTGAAGGAGATCGCCCGGGCCGAGGGGCTGTCGGCGACGTTCATGGCGAAGTGGAACGAGCGCGAGGGCAACTCCTGCCACCTGCACTTCTCGCTCGTCGACGCCGCCGGGCGGTCGGTGTTCGAGGCGCGGCCCGATCTGCTCGACCGGTTCGTCGCCGGTCAGCTCGCCGCCCAGCGGGAGCTGACCCTCGCCTTCGCGCCGAACGTCAACTCCTACAAGCGGTACGCGGTCGGCTCGTTCGCGCCGACCGCGATCGCCTGGGGCGAGGACAACCGCACCTGCGCCGTACGCGTGCTCGGCAGCGGAGCGGGCCGACGCTTCGAGAACCGGGTCGCGGGTGCCGACGTGAACCCGTACCTGCTCGTCGCCGCGGTCGTCGCGGCCGGGCTGCACGGGGTCGACCACGACCTGCCGCTGCCCGCCGCGGAGACGTCGAACGCGTACCTCGCCGACCACGAGCGGCTGCCGGCCGACCTCGGTACGGCGATCGGACTGTTCCGGTCGAGCGGCGTCGCCGCCGAGGCGTTCGGGGCGGAGGTGGTCGCCCACTACGTGCGCGCCGCCGAGGTGGAACTCGCCGACTTCTCCCGGGCGGTCACCGACTGGGAACGGTTCCGGGGGTACGAGCGGCTGTGA
- a CDS encoding SDR family oxidoreductase gives MQYLSDKVAVITGAAGAIGREALAVFRREGATVVGVDIHGDADADLFLTADLTDEAQVAGVYRRVAAEFGRVDVLFNNAGIAVPDDGSVLDTSVDVFEHVLRANLLSVFLCCKHGIPHLLTAGGGAVVNTASLVASMGSAVSQIAYTASKGAVLSLSREIAVEFARRGIRVNAISPGPVETPLLATLFSPEQKERRLVHVPPGRFARPHEIAEAAAFLASDAASYVNGTEFRVDGGITAAYVTPEG, from the coding sequence ATGCAGTACCTGAGCGACAAGGTCGCCGTCATCACCGGTGCCGCCGGTGCGATCGGTCGGGAGGCGCTGGCCGTCTTCCGGCGCGAGGGGGCGACGGTCGTCGGCGTCGACATTCACGGCGACGCCGACGCCGACCTCTTCCTCACCGCCGACCTGACCGACGAGGCGCAGGTGGCCGGCGTCTACCGGCGGGTCGCCGCCGAGTTCGGCCGGGTCGACGTGCTTTTCAACAACGCCGGCATCGCTGTGCCGGACGACGGTTCGGTGCTCGACACGTCCGTCGACGTCTTCGAACACGTGCTGCGGGCCAACCTGCTCAGCGTCTTCCTGTGCTGCAAGCACGGCATCCCGCACCTGCTCACCGCCGGCGGCGGCGCGGTCGTCAACACCGCGTCACTGGTCGCGTCGATGGGTTCGGCCGTCTCGCAGATCGCGTACACGGCGTCGAAGGGCGCGGTCCTGTCCCTGTCCCGGGAGATCGCGGTCGAGTTCGCCCGGCGCGGCATCCGGGTCAACGCCATCTCACCGGGTCCGGTGGAGACACCGCTGCTGGCGACGTTGTTCTCGCCGGAGCAGAAGGAGCGGCGGCTGGTGCACGTGCCGCCCGGCCGGTTCGCCCGGCCGCACGAGATCGCCGAGGCGGCGGCGTTCCTGGCCAGCGACGCCGCTTCGTACGTCAACGGCACCGAGTTCCGGGTCGACGGTGGCATCACGGCCGCGTACGTGACCCCGGAGGGCTGA
- a CDS encoding sugar ABC transporter substrate-binding protein, whose amino-acid sequence MIRKRRTATAVAVAVAVTLAAGCGRDSAGTDDEARSVAQGQATGDITVWAMGTEGEKLGAFAQEFMTENPGARVNVTAVPWDAAHQKLASAIAAKQTPDVSMIGTTWQGEFAGTGALDPTPTDLIREDAFFPGAWDTTVVNDTAYGVPWYVETRVLYYRKDLAAAAGFPTGPANWDELKAMAKAMQAGGAQWGINLQPGKTGSWQTVLPFAWSNGANIAGDDGYTFDSPEMTEALAYYQSYFTERLAPTELAEGALEPAFVRGDIGAFVSGPWHVGLLNEQGGAGFADKFGVVPMPAKKSATSFIGGSNLAVFKDAKNRDGAWKFIEWLSRPEVQVRWYAASAALPAVQAAWQDASLSGDANLKVFGDQLADVKAPPTFQTWEQVAAAFDIEVEKLAKSGEDPATVARTVQDRAASIGTGR is encoded by the coding sequence ATGATCAGGAAGCGGAGGACCGCGACGGCCGTCGCGGTGGCGGTGGCCGTGACGCTGGCCGCCGGATGCGGACGTGACTCGGCCGGTACCGACGACGAGGCGAGATCGGTCGCCCAGGGACAGGCGACCGGCGACATCACCGTGTGGGCGATGGGCACCGAGGGCGAGAAGCTCGGCGCCTTCGCGCAGGAGTTCATGACGGAGAACCCCGGGGCCCGGGTGAACGTGACCGCGGTCCCGTGGGACGCGGCGCACCAGAAGCTCGCCAGCGCGATCGCGGCGAAGCAGACCCCGGACGTGTCGATGATCGGCACCACCTGGCAGGGCGAGTTCGCCGGGACCGGCGCGCTCGACCCGACCCCGACCGACCTGATCCGCGAGGACGCGTTCTTCCCCGGCGCCTGGGACACCACGGTGGTCAACGACACCGCGTACGGCGTGCCCTGGTACGTCGAGACCCGGGTCCTCTACTACCGCAAGGACCTCGCCGCGGCCGCCGGCTTCCCGACCGGCCCGGCGAACTGGGACGAGCTGAAGGCGATGGCCAAGGCCATGCAGGCCGGCGGCGCGCAGTGGGGGATCAACCTCCAGCCCGGCAAGACCGGCAGCTGGCAGACCGTGCTCCCGTTCGCCTGGTCGAACGGGGCGAACATCGCCGGCGACGACGGCTACACGTTCGACTCGCCGGAGATGACCGAGGCCCTGGCCTACTACCAGTCGTACTTCACCGAACGGCTCGCCCCGACCGAGCTGGCCGAGGGCGCGCTCGAACCGGCCTTCGTACGCGGTGACATCGGCGCGTTCGTCTCCGGCCCGTGGCACGTCGGACTCCTCAACGAGCAGGGCGGTGCCGGTTTCGCGGACAAGTTCGGGGTGGTGCCGATGCCGGCGAAGAAGAGTGCCACGTCGTTCATCGGCGGCAGCAACCTGGCGGTGTTCAAGGACGCGAAGAACCGTGACGGCGCCTGGAAGTTCATCGAGTGGCTGAGCCGCCCCGAGGTCCAGGTGCGGTGGTACGCCGCGTCCGCCGCCCTGCCGGCCGTGCAGGCCGCCTGGCAGGACGCCAGCCTCTCCGGCGACGCCAACCTGAAGGTGTTCGGCGACCAGCTCGCCGACGTCAAGGCCCCGCCGACGTTCCAGACCTGGGAGCAGGTGGCGGCGGCGTTCGACATCGAGGTGGAGAAGCTGGCCAAGTCCGGCGAGGACCCGGCGACGGTGGCCCGTACGGTCCAGGACCGGGCGGCCTCGATCGGCACCGGGCGCTGA